The genomic interval tATCAGGTGTTTGGTAGATGTTCAATAATGATATGTGCAAtgtattctttaataaataaataaatacttaaaatagAACTGCTGCTAGAtgtacaagaagaaaaaaaatggtatttttaattttttatcaaCGAATCATTTAAACCCATTACAATTGCTCTGTGCTTTTTGAAAGCTTTTAACTTGTCGTCTGTTTTCCCAGAATCCCCTTGCTCGTTTTTGTCCATATACCTCTATACGACATCTAGCGTATATATACATCTATGGTTTTTGTCGCTGCGTCTGAACACGTGAGAATCAAACACTGATGTTTTAGATCAtatttgctttgtgttttttagtattttacCGCGATCTGATGACGTCATGCCGCTGTTAGTGAAGTCTACGTGCTGATTGGATGCTGTAGAATCCTCTTGTTAGGAagcttctgtttattatttttgaatagtttttacagttttatagaTTGAAGCATGATCAGTCATGGTAAATACCATGCAGTTCCAATagctgatgtgtttttttatcaAGGTGCAGAAGAGGAAATGACGATACACTGCTTTTGTTCCAGAGCTTTTGTCAAGTAGGTGTCTGATCCttaattattaatactaatattatCATATTATACCAGGGCTGCCAACTTTATAGTTCAGCTTAGCGTGAGCTTCTGGGGGGCGGGGCTTTGGTTATGGAGGAGGGGCTTACGGAGGGGattggtgtggaaaaaaatacaaacacaaaatccttgcattagcagaagtgtattaagtattgattgtcaaagtatttggcatctgtacagaatttcttgggagatttacattacatttaatttttacaaacatttttcagaaataggattaacatgttcacagatctGTTGTGCTCTATTGTAAGTGCTGGTGGATAACATCTTCTAACAGAACATTCAAATTTATCCACCACCAgtcaaatatctggacatgatTGATGAGTTgttattgatataaataaaatcatttcaatATGCGATgtcgttgacttgacattctgttcttagaaaacaataattaacattaactactaggcatgtccagatatttatcatctggaaatgcttttgtactgtttttttatgaGAAAGTTATGaaaaataactgctcagtgctgcaaaacaaacaagtctgctaatgctaacttaattctatataaactatataacagcataGGCCTATTAGTTACCAGCCTAAACTGGACGGAGACACGGAGAcgccctgtaactcactgacctgcctgcgttcacaattcacacggtgcagatgggagggagaacggctgactacacagtttatgggaataaattgtgtatttccctcacaattgtcacaaaaaactcactacgctgtctgtctggtctctctgcgCTTTGCTTTGCGAGATCATGCGGCGCgatttctttttcctcactgatgcaCGAGTgtgcgtgagaatatgggggtgtggcgtgagagcgTGAGAATCGGGTCAATTGCGTGAGTCTCACGCTCAATGCGTGAGAGTTGGCAGCCATGTATTATACTATAACATTATGGAATATGTGATATGGATGGATGTCCATGTGCTTTTCCTGCTGCAGTGATCGAGAGCTGTATAGATCGGATAACAGATCTCTACAGAATCAGACCTACGAGGAACCGCAAGGTGTGTAGTAAGCCAGGAGATTTGTCTTATTGTTAGTGAATTAAGCTGAACTGTTCTTCTAACCCAGTTCTGTTGCAGTGTAtcaggaggaggatgaagatgaggaatCCAGCTGTTCTGAGGAAGCGGAGGACACGGTGCTGGATGAAGAAACCTTGTTGATGGTCAGTTTGGGGCTTCCTGTAGCGTTCTCCAGCTCCTCGCTGCAGAGCAGAGCGGTATGTCTTCAtctctgttcttttatttttaaatagtaatataaaaaatgaagaaaagtttgtgtggtgtttgttgtCCAGATCTTTTTCTTGTCATTTGTGATGTCACAGTATTAACATTTTCCCTTTGCACTGTGAAGAGCAAAAATGGCTACAGAGGGAAGAAGAGCAGCAAGGAACGATGGGAGAACTCTGATTATGATAAAAGCTCACAACCCGAGCTGGCGATgggtgaagaggaggaggaagaggaggagaatgaGAATGAGGAGTCAAAGGCTGCTGTGGATGCGACTTGCATTGAACCAGAGTCTCACACTGATGTAATTACACCCTGATGTTAGATTTAACATGTATCTATCTTTTTGTTAGTCTGCCTgttaatctctctctgtctgtctattaatCTTTCAGTcagaatttaattatttgttaattgtaAACGTAGTCTTTAACGTAATTGTGCCTCTGAGTGTCTCACAATTTAGTGTTTGTTGGCtgtttgtatgattttttatttatttttttttaatttcgcAGCATGCCTGGCTACAGTACTGGAATCTGCATGGGGAAAACCTTCTGTGGACAAGCTGGGTGGAGAAACACCACGAGTTCTCAGTTGAGTCTCCTTCAGCTCCGTGGGCGAGTCCTGAATGGCAGAAACGATGGGAGGAGCATGCTAGTCAGATTTATGGATATTACTGGGAGCAGTTTAGCTACTGGGCCTCACAAGGCTGGATGACCGACGAGACGATTAGTGCTGATGCTGCTCGAGATGAGGAAGCTCACGCAGAGGAACACCATGAACAGCTGGATGTGATGGAACAGGGGGAAAATGGACACAAGTCTTCTGCTTCCTGTGATCAGGTGTCAGAAGAACTGGAGACCTTTCTGGAAGAAAACCCCTCTGGCATTGCGGAGCTTGTTAGCAGTTTAACCTTGGACACAGAGACACGTGAGAAGGATGATCTTAACACTTTACACCTTAGTTATGTTAAAGAGCCTCATGACGGAGGAGACCGGAAAAGACCGTCTTCATCGGGCAGCACCGGGACAGAGAGTAAGTCCAGCACgttaaaggagcagtttgagttgttaaaagtgtgtgtaaacttGTAATAAtcgaataataatcataaaatttCATTGTGGTTCTGCTTAGCTTCATTTCATGCTTCAGCTCCGGCCCTTTGTAATAAAAGTCACTGATGTGGTTTTTGTTGAATCAGTgaagtctcagtaaaggaggcgtggcctctgcatctgtatgtcagtctcagtgaaggaggtgtggcctctgcatctgtatctgtcagtctcagtaaaggaggtgtggcctctgcatctgtatctgtcagtctcagtaaaggaggcgtggcctctgcatctgtatgtcagtctcagtgaaggaggtgtggcctctgtgtctggtGAAGTCTCAGTGaagttttaaaagattttaaactctttctctttcagaaaGCGACAAAAAGGCTATTACTCAGCTTAATAGACATTGTCAACCAGCGAATAGCGGCTCCAAGCAGGACGATAGTGATGAGGACGAGCCGCCtgagagaaaagcaaaaaataaaagagggtAAACcgttgtttaaatgtgtttagtgtgtagttttTTTGTAGCTTGAGGACTTTTCTATTAAAGATTAGCTGTAAATTGTGTAAGTTGTGTTTCTTCCCCACAGTCATGAGCTAGACATTGAAGAACTCGCCCAGATGCCTCCTGACCAAGCCTGGGAGAGTCTGGGTCTCAAACGTGACCCTCAGAACAAGTGAGACcattacacactctctcacacacacatgcacacacacatatatacacacacatacgttcAGAATCAAATGGtgtatttgtgctgctgcaGGTTCATGAGTGTTTTAAAGTTCCGGAGAATTCAGGAGGGAACTCAAAGGAAGGTAAAGTGGAGAAAGAAAGCGACCTGCAAAATCAACAAACACGTGTTCTTCACTGAGGACGGAGAGACGGCAGAACCCAAGATCAACAAAACTCTCCAAAAAGTAAGAAAGTAATTTCTCTTTAACAggggacacagacacactttgaAAACTCGCAGGAGgattaggccacgcctcctccgtgacatttcatattttttgtcCAGGTGCAGAATTTCCTCCAGACGGTCCGAACCGAGAATGACTCGGAGAAGCCGGTGGACAGGACAGGAGACAGACTCGGCGCTCCAGGTCCACTGGAACGTAAGGAGGAAATGGTGGAGGAGTCTAGAGAGACTGATCATCTTGGTGAGCATGGAGAATGTGAAGAACGTTTAGTCAGCAAGCAGCAGGTCATAACAGAGCTGGAATCAGAAGCGCAAACAGAACCAGAGCAGGAACCATGTGTTCCTACAGACTGTAAGGAACAGGAACATGGAAGAGAACTTGTATCTCTGGACATCCCGGACTTTCTCATTTCTGATGCTCCAGAGGAGAAAAACGGAGGTTAGCATGCAGCACATTTGATTAGCCAGTGTGGAAATGGTCCTTGATCTtcgagaagaaaaaaacaagttgtTATTTTTCATGTATACAGATGTGCTTTTATGCATTTTGTTAGCAAACCTGACAGCAGTTCTGCGAAGATTTTAAAATCTCAACTGGCCTCAAATCTGAGACTGAACTATTTGATTGATTTTAACATCAATAATTGattagtttaaatgtttttatattgttcAGCTGAGAGGGAGAAGATGTcttcaaagaagaagaaaaagaaggctgctagaaggaggaagaggagggatgTAGGCGTGGACGTGGACATGCCCCCCGAGATCGCAGCCGAGCCGGAGTTGGCCAAGTACTGGGCTCAGCGTTATCGGCTGTTCTCTCGTTTCGATGAGGGTGTTAAACTGGATCACGGTCAGATATagctatgtttattattaattcctGTTTAATAACTATGCATTTTGGAATAAGTGCTTATTTTCGGGGGCCAAGCACAAAGGGTTGAAAGATCGACTTTTCCAAAATCGAAATCAGAGGAATTAGCTCCACCCCTTCAGCATAAAGCTTCTTAGCCACACCCCTTTTACCTAACACTTCAGATGGGTCAGTTGTTGGAAACaggacttgtttttatttttagctcgCAGTTAGCAGGGGGCTTTAAATGAATGACGGTTTATTATTCATCGAGTCGTCTTTCCAGTGAAAATCCAGTGAAGGGTATTAAAGAGCAGCACACAGACGCTTCACGTGATTAAATATCTCTATCATCACATTGCtgttgcaaaaaaaagtgtgttgtaGATGTGTTGAcgttttaagaaaaaaaatctataatctAGATATAGCTAAGTCTTTTTTTAAGCATCTCAATGCCTGCAACTTTGAATTTGTTTGTACAAAACTTATattctataattatataaaaccGCATCTGTACTGAAAAATAGGGTACGACATTTCATAGCTTGATACAGTACTCACACTTTCGCTCCAAATGAAAACTCTAGaatcattttttaatcaatgaaACATCGTTAAAGTCAACACCATTCATTCTCCAACTCAGTTCCAGGTTCTTGGCCCCTTGGCTTCGCTGCTTGCTTCAGTTTTACTCCTCTAACTGGGATGAATTAATTTCAAATGTCATTCAGGCTTTTGGGGAGTTATCTTAGGTTCCTGTCTGGATGTGTCTCGTTCTGATCGGTGTGACTGTAGTGGAGGTTAAATAATGTTCTGGCGAATGCAGACGAAATAAAAGAGAGTGAATCTGTTAAGTATATGGGAGTGGTCAATAGTTAGGCAGGTCTGATTTTAGAGATTACAACAAAAGTGCCTACTTCTAAAGAACTGGCAGTGTGGAACCAGAGCAGAGAGCAtagtgacctgtgtgtgtgagtgagtgtgagggagagagaggttgTGTGCTTTGGCCAGGAGTGCATCGCCTGATGAACTGCCTGTGTCTGCAGGGAGAAGTGCTGGCGTTATTCAAAAAGCCCTTCACGCCTCCTGCATCAGAGCAGAGAAAAAGGTTTTGACAGAAAGAGACAtttggagagagaaagattttaaTCAGCATGAAAAAAgacgagtaaaaaaaaaaatatatatatatataacacacagagaccacacctcctttaccaagactgacagatacagaggccacacctccctcaccgagactgacagaaacagaggccacacctcctttatcgAGACCTAGGCTAGAACACCTTTACTTGGATTTCTGCACATGCCACAGACTCCCAACTTTTACCCTATACACacgattttatttgtttatttctgcattATAACATATTAATCAGAGCAAAATTTGATTAGTTTCAATAAACAAAGTTCTGAGCTGCATATAACAATAACTCAGGTTTATCAGAGATTATTTTTGTACAAGAGCTTGCGTCCTCAAAGCTGTGTGTCTAACATGCTTTTACAAGTTCCTCTGAGCTCCGATCATCAAGCACCCACTGAGCGTTTGATATCAGAGTATTTGTCTTTCAGCAGAGCCAGAGGAATCTTCCTCGTACCTCCCTCTTACTTCCAtctcatatatatgtatatatagaggagTTGTATATTGATTGAAGTTTGTATTAACACTTAATTATAGTTTCTCTTCAGAGTCACCGGATGTTCCTCCATGGAGGATAGAAAGGACATGGCGTTTGTGTAGTAAATTAATAATGATACAGGCTTTCCGGTGAGAGTAAGCCACTGAGGACTTGCTAAAGTGCCTCTCACATTGTCCACTAATTGTTTGTAATTGTTTGTTAGCCATTTTGGAGGTCAGGAGtaacaattaaacaaacatcatTGTGTTATCAGTCCTGATGAATGCATGCCGTAATTAACAAAAAAGTATGAACCTTTTTTCGCTGGGACTGATAGACACAGAGTACTTGTattgacaggcacagaggccacgcctttttGTCTGTAGTgacaagcacagaggccacgcctttttGTCTGTAGTGACAAgcgcagaggccacgcctttttGTCTGTAGTGACAAgcgcagaggccacgcctttttGTCTGTAGTGACAAGCACCGAGGCCACACCTTTTTGTCGGTAGTGACAAGCACCGAGGCCACACCTTTTTGTCGGTAGTGACAAGCACCGAGGCCACGCCTTTTTGTCGGTAGTGACAAGCACCGAGGCCACGCCTTTTTGTCTGTAGTGACAAGCACCGAGGCCACGCCTTTTTGTCGGTAGTGACAAGCACCGAGGCCACGCCTTTTTGTCGGTAGTGACAAGCACCGAGGCCACACCTTTTTGTCGGTAGTGACAAGCACCGAGGCCACGGACTTTTGTCTGTAATGACAAGCACAGTGAGTCCACGGATTTTTGTCGGTGGTGACAAGCACCGAGGCCACACCTTTTTGTCGGTAGTGACAAGCACAGAAGCCAAGCCTTTTTTGTCGGTAGTgacaagcacagaggccacgcctttttGTCTGTAGTgacaagcacagaggccacgcctttttGTCTGTAGTGAcaagcacagaggccatgcctttTTGTCGGTAGTGACAGGCACAgtgaggccacgccttctttgtTGACACTGAAATGCACTGATGGAGGCCCAACATCTGTCCCAGAGAGTGCACATGGGGATAAGAATTGCATAGCATCAAAGGAAATATATTTAAGgaagttaataatataatatctgagtatagtttatagtattgctaatgaaatataaatatttatatatataacatacttGTATATATTTTGATGAAATGCCTTGCAAAAGCCTGCATGGCACCACTGTGTGTTTAGGGCAGAAGACGTAAACAGGAAGTTGTCAGAGACCGCATGGCTCACTGCAGGTGTTTTATTCTCAGTGGACCAGCACACACAAGAGGCGGAAAAATCGGAGCTGTCTGGTGGAGCCTAAAAACAGATGGTGTTGATGTGCATAGAGAAGCAGGAGGATACAGTCTGTTAAACTTTCCATCTCAGAAGAGCTTCATGAGAGTCCAGGAACATTGCGCCGTTTCCTTTTTAACCACCTTCTACATTTGGTGGTGTAGGATTAACAGCCAGGATTGATACACGCTTTAAAACGACGGTTTGATTGACAGTCTATACATTTAGCAGTTCACTGCCTCCTAGTGGTGAAACCAATCACTCGCAACCACTCAGAACTGTGAAATGATCTTGTATTAATATTAGTACTAAATAAGAGTTTTATCTTTTGTCTCGTTGTAGCACATATCATCATTGTTTCATTGTAGCAAGATCGCATGTCTGTAGTTTCAGTTTGACTAAGCAGATCAGATTCAGCTCTGGAAATGTATGTGGTTTGTCCCCAGAGGGCTGGTTTTCTGTCACGCCTGAGAAGATAGCCGAGCACATTGCTCAGAGGGTGCAGGTTGCGTCACAGACGCTGGTCATCGTCGATGCCTTCTGTGGTGTGGGAGGAAATGCCATCCAGTTCGCCCTCACTGGAAACACGGGTAGAGCAGTTTTTCACCCAATACACTAATCACCAGGTCGTGATAAATCCAGCACGTTGGAAATGTAAAGTGTAATACATTCGTCTTTGTGTTTTGACGTCACTCAGTGATCGCCGTCGATATCGACCCGGTCCGACTAGCACTCGCACAGCACAATGCTGCAGTGTATGGAGTCAGCGAAAGGATCGACTTCATCCAGGCAGATTTCCTGCAGGTGGCACCACGGCTCCGGGCCGACGTAGTCTTCCTTAGCCCTCCGTGGGGGGGACCAGAGTACCTCAGTGCTGACGTCTTCAACATCAAGACCATGATGAGCCCCGATGGATATCCTTTACATTAAACCTGATTGAATGTCGATCTGATTGGTAAGAAGTTGTTGATTAGTTTTATGAAACATTTATGAAGGACTCTACAGTGTACGAGGTAAAGCCGTAACTTTgggttttttacattttaatgctgCTCCAACTGAAGTGACTTGCTTTTAGGGACATTGTACAATGTGAAatctaatcatttttaataagtaaaatcATGATACTCAGGGAAATCGGTAGCTCCCGGACATTGGTTATTTGCCTATAACCGCACGCTTCATAAATAGTGTAGCAGATAAAAGCTTCCTGGGATTGAAGAGAATTtgtaaaatcagattttttgaCATTGTAGTAAGTCACTAGTTTGTGTTGTTTGCTCGGTGCAGTGTGTATCCCTCTGAAAATCCTTAACCTGCTCATACATTTGAAATTTTCAGGTTGGCCAGAAAGATTTCGGAAAACGTCGTATATTTTCTGCCACGCAACACTGACATGGAGCAGGTGAGAACTCGTATAACctcgtgagagagagagaccagtatAATCctacatcacgtgacatcacttCACTTCAAAACAGCTGGGAATCCTTTTGCACAAAATTTGGTCGATTGTTGATCACACATCAAGTCTTTGAATCGATAAATGATACAAATCGATAGACAATACAGAATGTTATATTCACAGTTTTAAGGTTTCTGAGTGAGTCCTAATGTGCCTCATTGAGCGCTCACAGCTCCAGATAATTCATTtagctattattttattttctgtctctacAGATCGCATCTCTTGCTGGCCCTGGTGGGAAAGTGGAAGTGGAGCAGAACTTCCTAAATAACAAACTGAAAACCATAACTGCATATTTTGGCAGTTTAATCAATTCAGATTCGTAGTTAATTCCACTGACAGATTCAGCTTTTATTAACAccctgtctatatatatatatatatataaattcgactttatttattatttagttttattgtcTGATCACTGTTTTAAGATGAATCATTTATCTTACAGGAGATTTTCCCATGTCTCTGTACATCTGTATGTTTTTCTATTAAAGGTCATCATGTGAAGTTGCTGTAGTGTCTCCTGTTGGCGTTTTTACTATATTTTTACTTGCAGCTTTCCTACTCTCAATGCTGatgaatattaatttatttatttagtatttatttattatttatttatttaatatagagTAAATG from Tachysurus vachellii isolate PV-2020 chromosome 1, HZAU_Pvac_v1, whole genome shotgun sequence carries:
- the tgs1 gene encoding trimethylguanosine synthase isoform X2, whose product is MTIHCFCSRAFVNDRELYRSDNRSLQNQTYEEPQVYQEEDEDEESSCSEEAEDTVLDEETLLMVSLGLPVAFSSSSLQSRASKNGYRGKKSSKERWENSDYDKSSQPELAMGEEEEEEEENENEESKAAVDATCIEPESHTDHAWLQYWNLHGENLLWTSWVEKHHEFSVESPSAPWASPEWQKRWEEHASQIYGYYWEQFSYWASQGWMTDETISADAARDEEAHAEEHHEQLDVMEQGENGHKSSASCDQVSEELETFLEENPSGIAELVSSLTLDTETREKDDLNTLHLSYVKEPHDGGDRKRPSSSGSTGTEKSDKKAITQLNRHCQPANSGSKQDDSDEDEPPERKAKNKRGHELDIEELAQMPPDQAWESLGLKRDPQNKFMSVLKFRRIQEGTQRKVKWRKKATCKINKHVFFTEDGETAEPKINKTLQKVQNFLQTVRTENDSEKPVDRTGDRLGAPGPLERKEEMVEESRETDHLGEHGECEERLVSKQQVITELESEAQTEPEQEPCVPTDCKEQEHGRELVSLDIPDFLISDAPEEKNGAEREKMSSKKKKKKAARRRKRRDVGVDVDMPPEIAAEPELAKYWAQRYRLFSRFDEGVKLDHEGWFSVTPEKIAEHIAQRVQVASQTLVIVDAFCGVGGNAIQFALTGNTVIAVDIDPVRLALAQHNAAVYGVSERIDFIQADFLQVAPRLRADVVFLSPPWGGPEYLSADVFNIKTMMSPDGFEIFRLARKISENVVYFLPRNTDMEQIASLAGPGGKVEVEQNFLNNKLKTITAYFGSLINSDS
- the tgs1 gene encoding trimethylguanosine synthase isoform X1 → MISHGKYHAVPIADVFFYQGAEEEMTIHCFCSRAFVNDRELYRSDNRSLQNQTYEEPQVYQEEDEDEESSCSEEAEDTVLDEETLLMVSLGLPVAFSSSSLQSRASKNGYRGKKSSKERWENSDYDKSSQPELAMGEEEEEEEENENEESKAAVDATCIEPESHTDHAWLQYWNLHGENLLWTSWVEKHHEFSVESPSAPWASPEWQKRWEEHASQIYGYYWEQFSYWASQGWMTDETISADAARDEEAHAEEHHEQLDVMEQGENGHKSSASCDQVSEELETFLEENPSGIAELVSSLTLDTETREKDDLNTLHLSYVKEPHDGGDRKRPSSSGSTGTEKSDKKAITQLNRHCQPANSGSKQDDSDEDEPPERKAKNKRGHELDIEELAQMPPDQAWESLGLKRDPQNKFMSVLKFRRIQEGTQRKVKWRKKATCKINKHVFFTEDGETAEPKINKTLQKVQNFLQTVRTENDSEKPVDRTGDRLGAPGPLERKEEMVEESRETDHLGEHGECEERLVSKQQVITELESEAQTEPEQEPCVPTDCKEQEHGRELVSLDIPDFLISDAPEEKNGAEREKMSSKKKKKKAARRRKRRDVGVDVDMPPEIAAEPELAKYWAQRYRLFSRFDEGVKLDHEGWFSVTPEKIAEHIAQRVQVASQTLVIVDAFCGVGGNAIQFALTGNTVIAVDIDPVRLALAQHNAAVYGVSERIDFIQADFLQVAPRLRADVVFLSPPWGGPEYLSADVFNIKTMMSPDGFEIFRLARKISENVVYFLPRNTDMEQIASLAGPGGKVEVEQNFLNNKLKTITAYFGSLINSDS
- the tgs1 gene encoding trimethylguanosine synthase isoform X3; the protein is MIESCIDRITDLYRIRPTRNRKEEDEDEESSCSEEAEDTVLDEETLLMVSLGLPVAFSSSSLQSRASKNGYRGKKSSKERWENSDYDKSSQPELAMGEEEEEEEENENEESKAAVDATCIEPESHTDHAWLQYWNLHGENLLWTSWVEKHHEFSVESPSAPWASPEWQKRWEEHASQIYGYYWEQFSYWASQGWMTDETISADAARDEEAHAEEHHEQLDVMEQGENGHKSSASCDQVSEELETFLEENPSGIAELVSSLTLDTETREKDDLNTLHLSYVKEPHDGGDRKRPSSSGSTGTEKSDKKAITQLNRHCQPANSGSKQDDSDEDEPPERKAKNKRGHELDIEELAQMPPDQAWESLGLKRDPQNKFMSVLKFRRIQEGTQRKVKWRKKATCKINKHVFFTEDGETAEPKINKTLQKVQNFLQTVRTENDSEKPVDRTGDRLGAPGPLERKEEMVEESRETDHLGEHGECEERLVSKQQVITELESEAQTEPEQEPCVPTDCKEQEHGRELVSLDIPDFLISDAPEEKNGAEREKMSSKKKKKKAARRRKRRDVGVDVDMPPEIAAEPELAKYWAQRYRLFSRFDEGVKLDHEGWFSVTPEKIAEHIAQRVQVASQTLVIVDAFCGVGGNAIQFALTGNTVIAVDIDPVRLALAQHNAAVYGVSERIDFIQADFLQVAPRLRADVVFLSPPWGGPEYLSADVFNIKTMMSPDGFEIFRLARKISENVVYFLPRNTDMEQIASLAGPGGKVEVEQNFLNNKLKTITAYFGSLINSDS